From the genome of Haemophilus parainfluenzae, one region includes:
- a CDS encoding ATP-binding protein encodes MKNFRYFAQRYVDWVIRLGRVRFSLLGIVILAILAICIQILLSTLLSDGIHWSDIVRSITFGLFTAPFVIYFFTLLVERLERSRLELSKTLARLEKNSRDKSTLLATISHELRTPLNGIIGLSRILLDDKLTEQQQNYLNTINLSAVSLGHIFSDIIDLDKIDSKRIELNIQPCDFHSLLNDFYNFGTLMAEQKGLKFSLIQDENLPNWLYLDRARLSQILWNLISNAVKFTDKGEVILRVQKMQDNQYQFSVTDTGAGIAPCELDKIFTMYYQVKDNIHRSAGSGIGLAISKNLAQLMQGDLTVESELEKGSTFYLTIIAEKAQAHDGNAEKAMQHLSILLVEDVELNVVVAKSILEKQGHYVDVAMNGEQAIQLFEKNTYDIVFLDIKLPDMSGFDIAYYLRKNYEEGIYDFLPPLIAFTANVMHSEEEYQNQGMDGVLRKPLSLTELRQCFKTFLGDDIETTSDEEELSQVQEGINISLIELIGKSQAKANVELFKQWMPIYLDELETAYEDYLTNADMQQMVSDVAHKIKGAAASVGLVNVQNIAKLAQDTSLPNWASDIALWIKQLSNEWFQNVAELEAYLEK; translated from the coding sequence ATGAAAAACTTTAGATATTTTGCGCAACGTTATGTTGATTGGGTCATTCGATTAGGTCGAGTCCGTTTCTCTTTACTTGGTATCGTGATTCTTGCGATTTTAGCTATCTGTATACAAATCTTATTAAGTACATTACTTAGTGATGGTATTCACTGGAGTGACATTGTTCGCTCGATCACGTTTGGTTTATTTACCGCTCCTTTTGTTATTTATTTTTTTACGCTACTAGTTGAACGATTAGAACGTTCCCGTTTAGAGCTCTCTAAAACGCTTGCGCGATTAGAAAAAAATAGTCGTGATAAAAGTACCTTACTGGCGACGATTAGTCATGAATTACGTACGCCTTTAAATGGGATCATTGGGCTTAGTCGAATTTTATTGGATGATAAATTAACAGAACAACAGCAAAATTACCTCAATACAATTAATCTAAGTGCGGTCAGTTTAGGTCATATTTTTAGTGATATTATTGATTTAGATAAGATCGACTCCAAACGCATTGAATTAAATATTCAACCCTGTGATTTTCATTCGCTGCTTAATGATTTTTATAATTTTGGGACCTTGATGGCGGAACAAAAGGGGCTTAAATTCTCTTTAATACAGGATGAGAATTTACCTAATTGGCTTTATCTCGACCGTGCTCGTCTTAGCCAAATTCTTTGGAATTTAATTAGTAATGCCGTCAAATTCACTGATAAAGGTGAAGTTATTCTAAGGGTGCAGAAAATGCAAGATAATCAGTATCAATTTAGTGTTACTGATACCGGGGCTGGTATTGCACCTTGTGAACTAGATAAGATTTTTACCATGTATTATCAGGTTAAAGATAATATTCATCGTTCTGCAGGAAGTGGCATCGGCCTTGCGATTTCTAAGAATTTAGCTCAATTAATGCAAGGGGATTTAACGGTTGAAAGTGAATTGGAAAAAGGTTCAACCTTTTACTTAACGATCATTGCAGAAAAAGCTCAGGCTCATGATGGTAATGCTGAAAAAGCCATGCAGCATCTTTCTATTTTATTAGTAGAAGACGTTGAATTGAATGTGGTTGTGGCTAAAAGTATTCTTGAAAAGCAAGGCCATTATGTTGATGTAGCGATGAATGGTGAACAGGCTATCCAATTATTTGAGAAAAATACTTATGATATTGTTTTTCTTGATATTAAGTTACCAGATATGTCAGGCTTTGATATTGCATACTATTTACGTAAAAACTATGAAGAAGGGATTTATGATTTTCTCCCACCTTTAATTGCTTTTACGGCAAACGTTATGCACAGCGAAGAGGAATATCAAAATCAGGGTATGGATGGCGTGTTGCGTAAGCCTCTTTCTCTGACGGAATTACGTCAGTGTTTTAAAACATTCTTAGGTGATGATATCGAGACTACCTCTGATGAAGAAGAACTATCTCAAGTTCAAGAAGGTATTAATATTTCACTTATTGAGTTAATTGGAAAATCACAAGCTAAAGCTAATGTAGAGTTATTCAAACAGTGGATGCCAATTTATTTGGATGAATTGGAAACGGCGTATGAAGATTATCTTACAAACGCAGATATGCAACAGATGGTGTCAGATGTGGCACATAAAATAAAAGGGGCTGCAGCATCAGTGGGGCTTGTTAATGTTCAAAATATCGCCAAATTGGCTCAAGACACGTCATTACCTAATTGGGCATCTGATATTGCTTTATGGATAAAGCAACTCAGTAATGAATGGTTTCAAAATGTAGCTGAATTAGAAGCATATTTAGAAAAATAA
- a CDS encoding tRNA(Met) cytidine acetyltransferase TmcA, translating to MTRHFQILISENMPSNLPANTLIINEFSKIQNLLGQEFETILFDARKCIHLEALAIAAGTLKMNGALIVLLSNWEKLHSQLDEDSLRWSGSLETIATPRFMTYFKHCIHKYGFPVLYHQNDLKFDRTFQQSFVNHNATLDQQKIIDRILQKESELYFLTAKRGRGKSALAGLLANQLDTKIYLTAPNKSAVKILSEFSEKEIIFIAPDELFLALQHDPSFSENAWLFLDEAAMLPIAQLTAFSHHFKHILFTTTIHSYEGTGRGFELKFKQKINRTFSDFELIEPLRWSKDDALEAFIDELLLLNVEDEFRQTAYDKSKFCQITECSQEEILSSLPQFYGLMTLAHYRTSPLDLRRLFDANLQCFFTAESEQNLLGAVWALEEGGIEDSSLIEAIQLGIRRPKGNLVPQALCFHAQLQKACELHSLRISRIAVQPMWQQHGIGRQLIEYITLNSDVDYLSVSFGYTKELAQFWQKCGFSLVHLGEHLEASSGCYSAIALKGLSAQGIELEKRAKQSFQRNIPLSFHPLAQVFNTTSVDWELLDEDWLSLKNFAYFHRSLASALPAIRRFLMNLDEKDCPLMRDYFITKQIPYSKKNGLKSLRSEIAQKLKKEAR from the coding sequence ATGACACGTCATTTTCAAATTTTGATCAGTGAGAATATGCCGTCTAATTTGCCGGCAAATACCTTGATCATTAATGAATTTTCTAAAATTCAAAATCTTCTTGGGCAAGAGTTTGAGACGATCTTGTTTGATGCACGTAAATGTATCCATTTAGAGGCGCTCGCCATTGCGGCTGGTACATTGAAAATGAATGGTGCCTTAATTGTCTTGCTATCAAATTGGGAGAAACTTCATTCCCAATTAGATGAAGATAGTCTTCGTTGGTCAGGTTCGCTTGAGACAATTGCAACGCCAAGATTTATGACATATTTTAAGCATTGTATTCATAAATATGGTTTTCCTGTTCTTTATCATCAAAATGATTTAAAATTTGATCGCACTTTTCAGCAGTCATTTGTAAATCATAATGCGACCTTAGATCAGCAGAAAATCATTGACCGAATCTTACAAAAAGAATCTGAACTCTACTTTCTTACCGCTAAACGAGGAAGAGGGAAATCAGCCCTCGCAGGCTTATTAGCAAATCAACTCGATACAAAAATTTACCTCACCGCGCCGAATAAAAGTGCGGTCAAAATTTTGTCTGAATTTTCAGAAAAAGAGATTATCTTTATTGCACCAGATGAGCTTTTCCTTGCTTTGCAACATGATCCTTCTTTTTCTGAGAATGCGTGGCTTTTTCTGGATGAAGCAGCAATGTTGCCGATTGCTCAACTTACTGCTTTTTCCCACCATTTTAAGCATATTTTATTTACGACGACCATACATAGTTATGAGGGAACAGGACGAGGCTTTGAGCTTAAATTTAAGCAAAAAATTAACCGCACTTTCTCTGACTTTGAGCTTATTGAACCGCTACGTTGGTCGAAAGATGATGCTTTAGAGGCATTTATCGATGAGCTTTTATTATTGAATGTAGAGGATGAGTTTAGACAAACAGCATACGATAAAAGCAAGTTCTGTCAAATTACTGAATGCTCACAAGAGGAAATACTTTCTTCATTGCCTCAATTCTATGGGTTGATGACATTAGCTCATTATCGTACATCACCATTAGATCTCCGGCGATTGTTTGATGCCAATTTACAGTGCTTTTTTACTGCTGAAAGCGAACAAAATTTACTGGGCGCAGTGTGGGCATTAGAAGAAGGTGGAATTGAGGATTCATCGCTTATAGAAGCTATTCAGCTGGGTATAAGACGCCCGAAAGGCAATCTCGTGCCACAAGCACTTTGTTTTCATGCTCAGCTACAAAAGGCTTGTGAATTACATTCTTTACGCATTTCAAGAATTGCGGTTCAGCCTATGTGGCAGCAACATGGTATTGGTAGACAACTCATTGAATATATTACACTAAATTCCGATGTGGATTATTTATCAGTGAGTTTCGGTTATACCAAAGAACTGGCTCAATTTTGGCAGAAGTGTGGTTTTTCTCTTGTTCATTTAGGCGAGCATTTAGAGGCGAGCAGTGGTTGTTACTCTGCGATTGCGCTAAAAGGGCTTTCTGCACAAGGGATTGAATTAGAAAAAAGAGCAAAGCAATCTTTTCAACGGAATATACCGTTATCTTTCCATCCACTTGCTCAGGTATTTAATACCACATCAGTAGATTGGGAATTGCTTGATGAAGATTGGTTAAGCCTAAAAAACTTCGCTTATTTTCACCGCTCTTTAGCTTCCGCTTTGCCGGCAATTCGTCGATTTTTAATGAATTTAGATGAAAAAGATTGTCCTTTAATGCGAGATTATTTCATCACAAAACAGATACCCTATAGTAAGAAAAATGGGTTAAAATCATTACGTTCTGAAATTGCACAAAAATTAAAAAAGGAGGCAAGATGA
- a CDS encoding DUF5363 domain-containing protein has product MSEQEKKGWFRKAVDEYNKFCKELGLDKGACRGCMPRIEFDDDGHVKKEKPLESLKK; this is encoded by the coding sequence ATGAGCGAACAAGAAAAAAAAGGTTGGTTTCGCAAAGCCGTAGATGAATATAATAAATTTTGCAAAGAGCTTGGTTTAGATAAAGGAGCTTGTCGAGGTTGTATGCCACGTATCGAATTCGATGATGATGGGCATGTAAAAAAAGAGAAGCCACTTGAATCACTCAAAAAATAG